The following proteins are co-located in the Vidua macroura isolate BioBank_ID:100142 chromosome 1, ASM2450914v1, whole genome shotgun sequence genome:
- the RIOK1 gene encoding serine/threonine-protein kinase RIO1 — MDYRALVMSQVVPGQFDDADCSDSESVEDTEACKEGEVPENCQLCTCEEVNAEEGDGDDDNDAEEDDEDWDWDDEVGRLTKRHNAAGGCNPQANRQTPNCSSAKLSTPAGKVLRKFEHKINLDKLNFDDSVINRVTEKSRQKEADMYRVKDKSDRATVEQVLDPRTRIILFKMLSRGIISEINGCISTGKEANVYHASTANGENRAIKIYKTSILMFKDRDKYVSGEFRFRHGYCKGNPRKMVKTWAEKEMRNLIRLNTAQIPCPEPIMLRSHVLVMGFIGKGDRPAPLLKNAQLSDSKVRELYLQIIQYMRRMYQDARLVHADLSEFNMLYHGGDVYIIDVSQSVEHDHPHALEFLRKDCANINDFFQKHNVAVMTVRELFEFITDPSITSENIDDYLSKAMEIASKRTEEERSSQDKVDEEVFKKAYIPRTLTEVKNYERDVDIMMKLKEEDMALNVQQDNILYQTVTGLKKDLSGVQKIPALLEEADNSETESDDDDGGSSEDSDSGCKESVHPKDKPAEVGMDKKERKKMVKEAQREKRKTKIPKHVKKRKEKTAKMKKGK, encoded by the exons ATGGATTACCGAGCGCTGGTGATGAGCCAGGTCGTGCCCGGGCAGTTCGACGATGCAGACTGCTCGGACAG TGAATCTGTGGAAGACACAGAAGCATGTAAAGAGGGTGAGGTCCCTGAGAACTGCCAGTTATGCACGTGTGAAGAAGTTAATGCTGAGGAAGGAGATGGTGATGATGACAATGATGCTGAAGAGGATGATGAAGACTGGGACTGGGATGATGAGGTGGGAAGACTCACAAAGCGCCACAATGCTGCCGGTGGATGCAATCCACAG GCAAATAGGCAGACCCCTAATTGCTCTTCAGCAAAACTGTCAACCCCTGCAGGCAAGGTTTTAAGAAAATTTGAACACAAAATCAATTTAG ATAAGCTAAATTTTGATGACTCTGTTATAAATAGAGTCACAGAAAAGTCTAGACAGAAGGAAGCAGACAT GTACCGAGTCAAAGACAAGTCAGACAGAGCAACAGTAGAACAG GTGTTGGACCCAAGGACCCGAATCATTCTGTTCAAGATGCTCTCTAGAGGTATCATATCAGAAATCAACGGCTGCATTAGCACAGGGAAAGAA GCCAATGTATATCATGCCAGTACTGCAAACGGAGAGAACAGAGCAATAAAGATTTACAAAACCTCTATTCTGATGTTTAAAGATCGGGATAAGTATGTGAGTGGTGAATTCAG atttCGTCATGGATACTGCAAAGGCAACCCAAGAAAAATGGTGAAGACATGGGCCgaaaaagaaatgaggaatttAATAAG GTTGAATACAGCCCAGATACCTTGCCCAGAGCCAATAATGCTAAGGAGTCATGTGCTTGTCATGGGCTTTATTGGTAAAGGTGATAG gcctgctcctctgctgaaGAATGCTCAGTTGTCTGACTCCAAAGTCCGGGAGCTGTACCTACAGATCATCCAGTACATGAGAAGAATGTACCAAGATGCCAGACTTGTTCACGCAGATCTCAGTGAATTTAATATGCT GTACCACGGAGGGGACGTGTATATCATTGATGTGTCTCAGTCCGTGGAGCACGACCACCCACACGCGCTGGAGTTCCTGCGCAAGGATTGTGCCAACATTAACG ACTTTTTCCAGAAGCACAATGTTGCAGTGATGACAGTGAGGGAGCTGTTTGAATTTATTACTGATCCTTCTATCACAAGTGAAAACATTGATGACTACCTGTCTAAG gCAATGGAAATAGCATCGAAGAGAACAGAGGAGGAAAGATCCAGTCAAGATAAAGTGGATGAGGAA GTATTTAAGAAGGCCTACATACCTCGAACTCTGACTGAAGTTAAAAACTATGAGAGGGATGTGGACATAATGATGAAATTGAAAGAAGAGGATATGGCATTGAATGTTCAGCAAGATAAT ATTCTCTACCAGACAGTGACAGGACTGAAGAAGGATTTGTCTGGTGTTCAGAAG ATTCCTGCACTCCTTGAAGAGGCAGACAATTCAGAAACAGAgtctgatgatgatgatggtggcAGCTCAGAGGACTCTGATTCGGGCTGTAAAGAATCTGTACATCCCAAAGATAAACCTGCTGAAGTTGGCATGGACAAAAAG gaaaggaaaaagatggTTAAAGAAGcccaaagagaaaagagaaaaaccaaaatcccaaagcatgtgaagaagaggaaagaaaagactgCAAAGATGaagaaaggcaaataa